Proteins found in one Neofelis nebulosa isolate mNeoNeb1 chromosome 3, mNeoNeb1.pri, whole genome shotgun sequence genomic segment:
- the PRSS51 gene encoding serine protease-like protein 51 isoform X2, which yields MRKKSQTKFNVATDLPFQTHHCYDSMNCLKSRKVSSHGKLEIALGNVTVVMGTRIFSDVRLERKQVQKIIIHKDYKPPHLDSDLSLLLLATPVKFTNFKMPICLQKKERIWDRCWMAEWVTAYEYDQHDNLNMYLQKMRVLQISWRECSKRVDQLSRNMVCAWKEPGTKGNCQGDSGAPMVCTIHGTQRLFQVGVFSWGIRSGFRGRPGMFVSVAQFIPWIQEETEKERKAYTISGAWRSSLPHVPQYPLLLGLGSQMLLVTIFTGDKSNH from the exons ATGCGCAAGAAGAGTCAG aCAAAGTTCAATGTGGCCACCGACCTGCCTTTTCAAACTCATCATTGTTACGATTCCATGAATTGTTTGAAGTCCAGGAAGGTGAGTTCCCATGGCAA gTTAGAAATAGCATTGGGAAATGTTACTGTGGTCATGGGAACCAGAATATTCAGCGACGTCCGCTTGGAGAGAAAGCAAGTGCAGAAGATAATTATTCACAAAGATTATAAACCACCCCACCTTGACAGTgatctctccctgctcctgcttgCCACACCAGTAAAATTCACTAACTTCAAAATGCCCATCTGCCtgcagaagaaggaaaggatCTGGGACAGATGTTGGATGGCAGAGTGGGTGACAGCTTATGAATATG ACCAACATGACAACTTAAACATGTACCTGCAGAAGATGAGAGTGCTGCAGATTAGCTGGAGAGAATGCAGCAAGAGGGTAGATCAGCTCTCCAGGAACATGGTTTGTGCTTGGAAGGAACCAGGCACCAAAGGCAATTGCCAG GGAGACAGTGGGGCACCTATGGTCTGTACTATCCATGGAACCCAGAGGCTCTTCCAAGTGGGTGTCTTCAGTTGGGGCATAAGATCTGGCTTCAGGGGGAGGCCTGGTATGTTTGTGTCTGTGGCTCAATTTATTCCATGGAtccaggaagagacagaaaaggagagaaaagcctACACCATCTCAGGAGCCTGGAGAAGCTCCCTGCCTCATGTTCCACAGTATCCCTTACTGTTGGGTTTGGGTTCTCAAATGTTGCTTGTGACCATATTTACTGGTGATAAATCAAATCACTAA
- the PRSS51 gene encoding serine protease-like protein 51 isoform X4, with product MGTRIFSDVRLERKQVQKIIIHKDYKPPHLDSDLSLLLLATPVKFTNFKMPICLQKKERIWDRCWMAEWVTAYEYDQHDNLNMYLQKMRVLQISWRECSKRVDQLSRNMVCAWKEPGTKGNCQGDSGAPMVCTIHGTQRLFQVGVFSWGIRSGFRGRPGMFVSVAQFIPWIQEETEKERKAYTISGAWRSSLPHVPQYPLLLGLGSQMLLVTIFTGDKSNH from the exons ATGGGAACCAGAATATTCAGCGACGTCCGCTTGGAGAGAAAGCAAGTGCAGAAGATAATTATTCACAAAGATTATAAACCACCCCACCTTGACAGTgatctctccctgctcctgcttgCCACACCAGTAAAATTCACTAACTTCAAAATGCCCATCTGCCtgcagaagaaggaaaggatCTGGGACAGATGTTGGATGGCAGAGTGGGTGACAGCTTATGAATATG ACCAACATGACAACTTAAACATGTACCTGCAGAAGATGAGAGTGCTGCAGATTAGCTGGAGAGAATGCAGCAAGAGGGTAGATCAGCTCTCCAGGAACATGGTTTGTGCTTGGAAGGAACCAGGCACCAAAGGCAATTGCCAG GGAGACAGTGGGGCACCTATGGTCTGTACTATCCATGGAACCCAGAGGCTCTTCCAAGTGGGTGTCTTCAGTTGGGGCATAAGATCTGGCTTCAGGGGGAGGCCTGGTATGTTTGTGTCTGTGGCTCAATTTATTCCATGGAtccaggaagagacagaaaaggagagaaaagcctACACCATCTCAGGAGCCTGGAGAAGCTCCCTGCCTCATGTTCCACAGTATCCCTTACTGTTGGGTTTGGGTTCTCAAATGTTGCTTGTGACCATATTTACTGGTGATAAATCAAATCACTAA
- the PRSS51 gene encoding serine protease-like protein 51 isoform X1, with amino-acid sequence MSTERRPCEEAARGWPSAHQGEMPGTDSSIIALRRKPILLTNLTWDFPASRTEKFLLFKPPNKVQCGHRPAFSNSSLLRFHELFEVQEGEFPWQVSIQISRKHLCGGSIIHQWWVLTAAHCFPRTLLEIALGNVTVVMGTRIFSDVRLERKQVQKIIIHKDYKPPHLDSDLSLLLLATPVKFTNFKMPICLQKKERIWDRCWMAEWVTAYEYDQHDNLNMYLQKMRVLQISWRECSKRVDQLSRNMVCAWKEPGTKGNCQGDSGAPMVCTIHGTQRLFQVGVFSWGIRSGFRGRPGMFVSVAQFIPWIQEETEKERKAYTISGAWRSSLPHVPQYPLLLGLGSQMLLVTIFTGDKSNH; translated from the exons ATGTCCACAgagagaagaccatgtgaagaggCAGCAAGAGGGTGGCCATCTGCACACCAAGGGGAGATgcctggaacagattcttccaTTATCGCCCTCAGAAGGAAACCAATCCTGCTGACAAACTTGAcctgggacttcccagcctccagaactgagaaatttctgctgtttaagccaccca aCAAAGTTCAATGTGGCCACCGACCTGCCTTTTCAAACTCATCATTGTTACGATTCCATGAATTGTTTGAAGTCCAGGAAGGTGAGTTCCCATGGCAAGTGAGTATCCAGATCTCACGGAAACACCTCTGTGGAGGCTCAATCATACATCAGTGGTGGGTTTTGACAGCTGCACATTGCTTCCCAAGAACCCT gTTAGAAATAGCATTGGGAAATGTTACTGTGGTCATGGGAACCAGAATATTCAGCGACGTCCGCTTGGAGAGAAAGCAAGTGCAGAAGATAATTATTCACAAAGATTATAAACCACCCCACCTTGACAGTgatctctccctgctcctgcttgCCACACCAGTAAAATTCACTAACTTCAAAATGCCCATCTGCCtgcagaagaaggaaaggatCTGGGACAGATGTTGGATGGCAGAGTGGGTGACAGCTTATGAATATG ACCAACATGACAACTTAAACATGTACCTGCAGAAGATGAGAGTGCTGCAGATTAGCTGGAGAGAATGCAGCAAGAGGGTAGATCAGCTCTCCAGGAACATGGTTTGTGCTTGGAAGGAACCAGGCACCAAAGGCAATTGCCAG GGAGACAGTGGGGCACCTATGGTCTGTACTATCCATGGAACCCAGAGGCTCTTCCAAGTGGGTGTCTTCAGTTGGGGCATAAGATCTGGCTTCAGGGGGAGGCCTGGTATGTTTGTGTCTGTGGCTCAATTTATTCCATGGAtccaggaagagacagaaaaggagagaaaagcctACACCATCTCAGGAGCCTGGAGAAGCTCCCTGCCTCATGTTCCACAGTATCCCTTACTGTTGGGTTTGGGTTCTCAAATGTTGCTTGTGACCATATTTACTGGTGATAAATCAAATCACTAA
- the PRSS51 gene encoding serine protease-like protein 51 isoform X3, with protein sequence MNCLKSRKVSSHGKLEIALGNVTVVMGTRIFSDVRLERKQVQKIIIHKDYKPPHLDSDLSLLLLATPVKFTNFKMPICLQKKERIWDRCWMAEWVTAYEYDQHDNLNMYLQKMRVLQISWRECSKRVDQLSRNMVCAWKEPGTKGNCQGDSGAPMVCTIHGTQRLFQVGVFSWGIRSGFRGRPGMFVSVAQFIPWIQEETEKERKAYTISGAWRSSLPHVPQYPLLLGLGSQMLLVTIFTGDKSNH encoded by the exons ATGAATTGTTTGAAGTCCAGGAAGGTGAGTTCCCATGGCAA gTTAGAAATAGCATTGGGAAATGTTACTGTGGTCATGGGAACCAGAATATTCAGCGACGTCCGCTTGGAGAGAAAGCAAGTGCAGAAGATAATTATTCACAAAGATTATAAACCACCCCACCTTGACAGTgatctctccctgctcctgcttgCCACACCAGTAAAATTCACTAACTTCAAAATGCCCATCTGCCtgcagaagaaggaaaggatCTGGGACAGATGTTGGATGGCAGAGTGGGTGACAGCTTATGAATATG ACCAACATGACAACTTAAACATGTACCTGCAGAAGATGAGAGTGCTGCAGATTAGCTGGAGAGAATGCAGCAAGAGGGTAGATCAGCTCTCCAGGAACATGGTTTGTGCTTGGAAGGAACCAGGCACCAAAGGCAATTGCCAG GGAGACAGTGGGGCACCTATGGTCTGTACTATCCATGGAACCCAGAGGCTCTTCCAAGTGGGTGTCTTCAGTTGGGGCATAAGATCTGGCTTCAGGGGGAGGCCTGGTATGTTTGTGTCTGTGGCTCAATTTATTCCATGGAtccaggaagagacagaaaaggagagaaaagcctACACCATCTCAGGAGCCTGGAGAAGCTCCCTGCCTCATGTTCCACAGTATCCCTTACTGTTGGGTTTGGGTTCTCAAATGTTGCTTGTGACCATATTTACTGGTGATAAATCAAATCACTAA